In Francisella hispaniensis FSC454, a genomic segment contains:
- a CDS encoding sterol desaturase family protein has protein sequence MNYELVARLGFFLLILFIVSLWELLAPMREQKISKQTRWINNLLLVFLNTLLLRLIFPTAAVGVAVFCQYYNLGLLNVVAIPMWLKILIAFLALDFTIYLQHVLFHYLPLLWRFHKVHHIDLDYDVTTGLRFHPVEIVLSMLIKFMAVFLVGAPVLAVIIFEIVLNCTSLFNHGNIRLPRYFDKFLRLFMVTPDTHRVHHSTILKETNSNFGFNLIWWDKLMGTYLAQPKKGHIDMDIGLSEYTNPKQTQNLISMLKIPFLKK, from the coding sequence ATGAATTACGAATTAGTAGCACGCTTGGGTTTTTTCTTATTGATACTCTTTATAGTATCATTGTGGGAGCTACTTGCACCAATGCGTGAGCAGAAAATCTCTAAGCAAACTCGATGGATTAATAATTTACTTCTCGTCTTTTTAAATACCTTGTTATTAAGGTTGATATTTCCTACTGCGGCTGTTGGTGTTGCAGTATTTTGTCAGTATTATAATCTTGGTTTGCTAAATGTAGTAGCTATACCAATGTGGTTGAAGATACTAATAGCTTTTCTAGCTCTAGATTTTACAATATATCTTCAGCATGTGCTATTTCACTACTTACCATTGTTATGGAGATTTCATAAGGTTCATCATATTGATTTAGATTATGATGTGACTACGGGTCTGCGTTTTCATCCAGTCGAGATAGTTTTATCAATGTTGATAAAATTTATGGCAGTATTTCTTGTTGGGGCTCCAGTATTAGCGGTTATAATTTTTGAGATTGTTCTAAATTGTACTTCATTGTTTAACCATGGCAATATTCGTTTGCCACGCTACTTTGATAAGTTTTTGAGATTGTTTATGGTTACACCAGATACACATAGAGTTCATCACTCAACTATTCTAAAAGAAACAAACTCTAACTTTGGTTTTAATCTAATATGGTGGGATAAGCTTATGGGAACTTATCTTGCACAGCCAAAGAAAGGTCATATTGATATGGACATCGG
- a CDS encoding superoxide dismutase family protein, producing MTNFYKLSCVSMLSLVLADCTFLAANKSYDRTHDGELIVHMKDVNTHKEVGTITISPYIHDGSQEGMLITPHLYNLPANTTHGMHIHINPSCEDNGMAAGGHWDPDNTQKHLGPYNDKGHKGDLPVLVVNADGTATEPVVAPRLDSLEELVGHSLMLHAGGDNYSDKPQPLGGGGTRMWCGIITD from the coding sequence ATGACTAACTTTTATAAACTATCCTGTGTAAGCATGCTTTCACTTGTATTGGCAGACTGTACATTCTTGGCAGCAAATAAGTCTTATGATCGTACGCATGATGGTGAGTTAATTGTACATATGAAAGATGTCAATACTCATAAAGAGGTTGGAACAATCACAATATCACCATATATTCATGACGGTAGTCAAGAAGGGATGTTGATTACACCACACTTATATAATTTACCTGCTAATACTACTCATGGCATGCATATTCATATTAATCCTAGTTGTGAAGATAATGGTATGGCAGCAGGAGGGCATTGGGATCCAGATAATACCCAAAAGCACCTTGGACCATACAATGATAAAGGTCATAAGGGAGATTTGCCTGTATTAGTTGTTAATGCAGATGGGACAGCAACTGAGCCTGTTGTGGCACCAAGACTTGATTCTCTAGAAGAATTGGTTGGTCATAGTTTGATGCTTCATGCAGGAGGCGATAATTACTCTGATAAGCCACAACCTCTAGGCGGTGGTGGCACTAGGATGTGGTGTGGAATCATAACAGACTAA
- the msrB gene encoding peptide-methionine (R)-S-oxide reductase MsrB, which translates to MKKTILILIFIPIIALADTQNWQNFDKTQALAKLTRLQYYVTQEGGTERAFNNKYWNNHKQGIYVDVVSGEPLFSSTDKYDSGTGWPSFTKPIDDSFIKTKTDHSWFMTRTEVLSRYANSHLGHVFDDGPQPSGKRYCMNSAALKFIPKQDMQKSGYGKYLYLFNNKNSIGNLQ; encoded by the coding sequence ATGAAAAAAACTATTCTCATATTAATTTTTATACCAATTATCGCTTTAGCTGATACACAAAACTGGCAAAATTTTGATAAAACACAAGCACTAGCTAAACTAACTAGACTACAATATTATGTGACTCAAGAAGGTGGAACTGAACGAGCATTTAACAATAAATATTGGAATAATCATAAACAAGGCATTTATGTCGATGTTGTCTCTGGAGAACCACTTTTTAGTTCTACTGATAAGTACGACTCTGGTACAGGTTGGCCAAGTTTTACTAAACCTATTGATGACTCATTTATAAAAACAAAAACTGATCATAGCTGGTTTATGACTCGCACAGAAGTTCTCTCAAGATATGCTAATTCGCACTTAGGTCATGTTTTTGATGATGGTCCTCAGCCTAGCGGGAAAAGATACTGTATGAATTCAGCAGCTCTTAAATTTATTCCTAAACAAGATATGCAAAAAAGTGGTTATGGCAAATATCTATATTTGTTTAATAACAAAAATTCAATCGGAAACTTACAATAG